One window of the Dendropsophus ebraccatus isolate aDenEbr1 chromosome 12, aDenEbr1.pat, whole genome shotgun sequence genome contains the following:
- the LOC138769665 gene encoding nicotinamide N-methyltransferase-like yields METIKQAVCDVDILNNRTFLQTYFSTSSKTVFVEETINFLIRSLHDALASGKFKGKTAYDISVGSIIHQLYTICDYYPEITILKLNGGLITELTKWLNADSDVFDWSFTSNLVNELKGTCDTEGKLKNSIEKIMTFDLQIDNPLDLALLQPADCVITAWLLDVTCKDQNEYIKGFRKTTKLLRPGGLLIYIGCLNTTYYTVGKERLCVFTYDESFLRKNLTNEGFKIETWKVLDSKIQCDMTDYKQFIAVTAVKKAA; encoded by the exons ATGGAAACGATAAAGCAAGCAGTCTGTGATGTGGATATCCTGAACAACAGGACATTTCTACAGACTTACTTTTCAACCAGCAGTAAAACCGTATTTGTGGAGGAGACTATAAATTTCTTGATAAGGAGTCTACACGATGCATTGGCTTCAG GTAAATTTAAAGGAAAAACTGCCTATGATATAAGTGTTGGCTCTATTATCCATCAGCTCTATACCATCTGCGATTATTACCCAGAGATTACTATACTGAAGTTGAATGGAGGCTTAATTACGGAACTGACCAAGTGGCTGAACGCAGACTCTGATGTCTTCGATTGGAGTTTTACAAGTAATTTAGTAAATGAACTTAAAGGCACCTG TGATACTGAAGGAAAATTGAAGAACTCCATTGAGAAGATCATGACATTTGACCTCCAGATAGATAATCCTTTGGACCTGGCCCTGCTTCAACCAGCGGACTGTGTGATCACGGCATGGCTACTGGATGTGACCTGTAAAGACCAAAATGAGTACATCAAAGGTTTCCGAAAAACAACAAAGCTCCTTAGACCCGGAGGGCTGCTAATTTATATTGGGTGTTTAAATACCACATATTACACAGTCGGTAAAGAGAGACTCTGTGTCTTTACCTACGATGAAAGCTTTCTAAGGAAGAATCTGACCAATGAGGGATTTAAGATTGAGACTTGGAAAGTGTTAGACAGTAAAATACAATGTGACATGACCGATTACAAGCAATTTATCGCCGTCACTGCTGTCAAGAAGGCTGCTTGA